From the Microbacterium sp. W4I4 genome, one window contains:
- a CDS encoding GntR family transcriptional regulator gives MLIRIDPDSARPLFEQIAASVRGDVLAGRLRPGDRLPAAREVADAVDVNVHTALRAYQELRDEGLIDLRRGRGAVISASAAPLAELSDEIAALVDHAAELGLTPATLAALIKEMTP, from the coding sequence ATGCTCATTCGAATCGATCCCGACAGCGCCCGGCCGCTGTTCGAGCAGATCGCGGCATCCGTGCGCGGCGATGTGCTCGCCGGGCGGCTGCGTCCCGGCGACCGTCTGCCCGCCGCTCGCGAAGTGGCGGATGCCGTGGACGTGAACGTGCACACGGCGCTGCGCGCCTACCAGGAGCTGCGCGACGAGGGGCTGATCGATCTGCGCCGCGGGCGCGGAGCCGTCATCTCGGCATCCGCCGCCCCGCTCGCCGAACTCTCCGACGAGATCGCCGCGCTGGTCGACCATGCCGCGGAACTCGGACTCACCCCTGCCACGCTCGCCGCACTCATCAAGGAGATGACCCCATGA
- a CDS encoding DUF4442 domain-containing protein: MRITPRRLAIGMSLWIPNLFSGIRIRRFSDDWTHATVELHVNVFTRNYVKTAFGGSMSAMTDPYFFMLVMHQLGRDHVVWDTRGEIEFLKPGRGVLTAHFHVPEEKAAELRERARGGAKVLEWFETVITDADGDVVAKVRREVYVREKKRVTATDAR, translated from the coding sequence ATGCGCATCACTCCCCGACGGCTCGCCATCGGCATGAGCCTGTGGATCCCCAACCTGTTCAGCGGCATCCGCATCCGTCGCTTCAGCGATGACTGGACGCACGCCACCGTCGAACTGCACGTGAACGTGTTCACCCGCAACTACGTGAAGACGGCGTTCGGCGGGTCGATGTCGGCCATGACCGACCCGTACTTCTTCATGCTGGTGATGCACCAGCTGGGCCGGGACCACGTCGTGTGGGACACCCGCGGCGAGATCGAGTTCCTCAAGCCCGGCCGCGGCGTGCTGACCGCGCACTTCCATGTCCCCGAGGAGAAGGCCGCCGAGCTGCGAGAGCGCGCCCGAGGAGGTGCGAAGGTGCTGGAGTGGTTCGAGACGGTGATCACGGATGCCGACGGCGACGTCGTCGCGAAGGTGCGCCGCGAGGTGTACGTGCGCGAGAAGAAGCGCGTGACGGCGACCGACGCGCGATAG
- a CDS encoding APC family permease, whose product MPLARSLTLTDAVAIGLGSMIGAGVFAVWAPALGAAGSGILIALAIAAFVAFCNATSSAQLAAVHPVSGGTYSYARAEIGPWAGYVAGWCFVIGKLASCAAMAMTFAAYAAPEQWRTPVAVLAVAALGAVNCFGVTRTALLTRILVVVSLLGLAVVVAAGFATEPGATPAPLPDATAYGVLQGAGLLFFAFAGYARIATMGEEVTDPTRNIPRAIVLALGGAIVVYVLVALAVMLTLGADAVGSAHPVADVVTASGWSWAGPVVRVAAAAASLGALLALLTGIGRTTLAMAREGDLPRWLAAVNARWQVPRRAEIVIAVIVIAVVLVADLRDAIGFSSFGVLLYYLLANASAFRQGADVRRYPKALQVLGALGCIVLVSTLPVLASVIGTVVVLIGIAYRAVRLRVAARR is encoded by the coding sequence ATGCCCCTCGCACGCAGTCTGACACTGACGGATGCCGTCGCCATCGGCCTCGGCTCGATGATCGGCGCCGGCGTGTTCGCCGTGTGGGCGCCCGCGCTCGGGGCGGCCGGATCCGGCATCCTCATCGCCCTGGCGATCGCCGCGTTCGTCGCCTTCTGCAACGCGACCTCCTCCGCCCAGCTCGCAGCGGTGCACCCGGTCTCGGGCGGCACCTACTCGTACGCCCGCGCCGAGATCGGCCCCTGGGCGGGGTACGTGGCGGGCTGGTGCTTCGTGATCGGCAAGCTCGCGAGCTGCGCGGCGATGGCGATGACCTTCGCCGCGTACGCCGCCCCCGAGCAGTGGCGCACGCCCGTCGCGGTGCTCGCGGTCGCCGCGCTCGGCGCCGTGAACTGCTTCGGGGTCACGCGCACGGCCCTGCTCACCCGCATCCTCGTCGTCGTCTCCCTGCTGGGGCTCGCGGTCGTCGTCGCGGCCGGCTTCGCCACCGAGCCCGGCGCAACCCCCGCTCCGCTTCCGGATGCCACCGCGTACGGAGTTCTGCAGGGCGCCGGGCTGCTGTTCTTCGCGTTCGCCGGCTATGCCCGCATCGCCACGATGGGCGAGGAGGTGACCGACCCCACGCGGAACATCCCGCGGGCGATCGTGCTCGCCCTGGGCGGCGCCATCGTGGTCTACGTGCTGGTCGCGCTGGCCGTGATGCTCACGCTGGGCGCGGATGCCGTCGGCAGCGCGCACCCCGTCGCCGATGTCGTCACCGCGAGCGGGTGGTCCTGGGCGGGACCCGTCGTGCGGGTGGCCGCTGCTGCCGCATCCCTGGGCGCGCTGCTCGCCCTGCTCACCGGCATCGGCCGCACCACGCTGGCGATGGCGCGCGAAGGGGATCTGCCGCGCTGGCTGGCTGCCGTGAACGCCCGCTGGCAGGTGCCGCGCCGGGCCGAGATCGTGATCGCGGTGATCGTCATCGCGGTCGTGCTGGTGGCAGACCTGCGTGACGCGATCGGCTTCTCCTCGTTCGGCGTGCTGCTGTACTACCTGCTCGCGAATGCCTCGGCCTTCCGCCAGGGTGCGGACGTGCGGCGCTACCCGAAGGCCCTGCAGGTGCTGGGCGCGCTCGGTTGCATCGTGCTGGTGAGCACCCTGCCCGTGCTCGCCTCCGTCATCGGCACCGTGGTCGTGCTGATCGGCATCGCCTATCGGGCTGTGCGGCTGCGGGTGGCGGCACGCCGCTGA
- a CDS encoding SGNH/GDSL hydrolase family protein, with amino-acid sequence MDRIRVTAMSAVVLGAAVLGIRFGLARQAAVARRRIGKPLGEDALAVDRVWRRRLPGEPVDLLIIGDSVAAGLGATRPKETLGGRLAKSLAKRIGRPVRLRSLAVVGSESPDLAAQLDRLAPEDRADVAVIVVGGNDVTHRIPVAESVRHLVEAIDRLQARGARVVVGTCPDLGALRPVPQPLRTLASRLSRRLAEAQAEGTEQAGAASVSLGRTVGPLFLDEPEQMFSLDRFHPSALGYRRTAEALLPAVAAALAASAIR; translated from the coding sequence ATGGATCGCATCCGCGTCACTGCGATGAGCGCCGTCGTGCTGGGAGCTGCTGTGCTCGGCATCCGCTTCGGCCTCGCGCGGCAGGCTGCCGTCGCCCGCCGCCGCATCGGCAAGCCTCTCGGGGAGGATGCCCTCGCCGTGGACCGCGTGTGGCGGCGACGCCTGCCCGGTGAACCGGTCGACCTGCTGATCATCGGTGATTCGGTCGCCGCGGGACTCGGTGCGACCCGGCCCAAGGAGACCCTCGGTGGACGACTGGCGAAGAGCCTCGCGAAGCGCATCGGGCGGCCCGTGCGGCTGCGCTCGCTCGCCGTCGTCGGCTCCGAGTCGCCTGACCTCGCCGCGCAGCTGGATCGGCTCGCGCCCGAGGACCGGGCGGACGTCGCGGTGATCGTCGTCGGCGGCAACGACGTCACTCATCGGATTCCCGTCGCCGAATCCGTGCGGCACCTGGTCGAGGCGATCGATCGCCTTCAGGCGCGCGGCGCCCGGGTCGTGGTCGGAACCTGCCCGGACCTCGGTGCGCTGCGTCCCGTGCCTCAGCCGCTGCGGACGCTGGCGTCCCGGCTCTCGCGCAGGCTCGCCGAGGCTCAGGCCGAGGGAACGGAGCAGGCGGGCGCGGCATCCGTCTCCCTGGGCAGGACCGTCGGACCGCTGTTCCTCGACGAGCCGGAGCAGATGTTCAGCCTCGATCGGTTCCATCCCAGTGCACTCGGATACCGCCGCACCGCCGAGGCCCTGCTGCCCGCCGTCGCCGCCGCGCTGGCCGCATCCGCAATCCGGTGA
- a CDS encoding HisS family protein — translation MRDFLPADKARRERVLAVIRERYRAHGFDEIETPVVEEYDRLHAGIGGDNEKLSYNILRRGLDADAIREGAEDPAALSDLGLRYDLTVPLARFYATNRGQLPTVFRSIQIGPVWRAERPQKGRYRQFVQCDIDIIGDDSARAEAELIIASLDTIDALGLEGGTVRVNDRRALEWMLDSFGFTEDERPGVLITIDKLDKIGPDGVAAELRERGTTASAVDAFAVFLVRPQTMEYNPYGERQIRKALPAGAPDELVAHLVGLGDAVVAARPDAGEPPLVYDPFLVRGMGYYTGTIFELAHPSVSYSLGGGGRYDGMIGRFLGQQVPAVGFSIGFERIVDLVAEQEADAAQAVVLIHDADVPVTELLAHKAALLRSGGAARVRLERRTKNLKALLERSAADGYTGFASVRAGDEPGSAEVKPLA, via the coding sequence ATGCGCGACTTCCTCCCCGCTGACAAGGCCCGACGCGAGCGCGTGCTCGCCGTCATCCGCGAGCGCTACCGCGCGCACGGATTCGACGAGATCGAGACCCCCGTGGTCGAGGAGTACGACCGGCTGCATGCCGGCATCGGCGGCGACAACGAGAAGCTCTCGTACAACATCCTGCGCCGAGGCCTCGACGCGGATGCGATCCGCGAGGGCGCTGAGGACCCCGCCGCCCTCAGCGATCTTGGCCTGCGCTACGACCTGACCGTGCCGCTCGCCCGGTTCTACGCGACCAACCGCGGTCAGCTGCCCACGGTGTTCCGCTCCATCCAGATCGGTCCGGTCTGGCGCGCTGAGCGCCCGCAGAAGGGCCGGTACCGCCAGTTCGTGCAGTGCGACATCGACATCATCGGCGACGACAGCGCCCGCGCCGAGGCCGAGCTGATCATCGCATCCCTCGACACGATCGACGCCCTCGGGCTCGAGGGTGGGACGGTGCGCGTGAACGACCGTCGCGCACTGGAATGGATGCTGGACAGCTTCGGCTTCACCGAGGATGAGCGTCCCGGCGTGCTCATCACGATCGACAAGCTCGACAAGATCGGACCCGACGGCGTGGCCGCCGAGCTCCGTGAGCGCGGCACGACAGCGTCCGCCGTCGACGCCTTCGCGGTGTTCCTCGTGCGCCCGCAGACGATGGAGTACAACCCGTACGGCGAGCGTCAGATCCGCAAGGCGCTCCCCGCGGGTGCGCCGGACGAGCTCGTCGCGCACCTGGTCGGCCTGGGCGACGCCGTCGTCGCCGCGCGTCCGGATGCCGGGGAGCCGCCGCTCGTCTACGACCCCTTCCTCGTGCGCGGCATGGGCTACTACACCGGCACGATCTTCGAGCTCGCGCACCCCTCGGTCAGCTACTCGCTGGGGGGTGGCGGCCGCTACGACGGCATGATCGGCCGCTTCCTCGGCCAGCAGGTTCCCGCGGTCGGCTTCTCGATCGGCTTCGAGCGCATCGTCGACCTCGTCGCCGAGCAGGAGGCGGATGCCGCGCAGGCGGTCGTCCTCATCCACGACGCCGACGTCCCGGTGACCGAGCTGCTCGCGCACAAGGCCGCGCTGCTGCGTTCCGGCGGTGCCGCCCGCGTGCGGCTCGAGCGGCGCACGAAGAACCTCAAGGCGCTGCTGGAGCGGTCCGCGGCCGACGGCTACACCGGCTTCGCCTCCGTCCGCGCCGGCGACGAGCCCGGGTCCGCGGAGGTCAAGCCGCTGGCCTGA
- a CDS encoding MazG family protein: MTDPLQLPDPLRAAAETMRQVRERCVWSQQITHRDLVPYLIEESHELIDAVESGDRAEMREELGDLLWQVLFHAAVAAQDPEEPFDIDDVARGLTEKMVRRHPHVFADAVATTPEEVLVHWNAAKALEKKERRSVLDGVPSGMPALARAQKVLGRAAKVVDDPAAASEPASEAELGDALLALVAQARENGWDAERALRERLRLLEDQVRAAESRP, translated from the coding sequence ATGACTGATCCGCTGCAGCTGCCCGATCCGCTGCGCGCTGCGGCGGAGACCATGCGCCAGGTGCGGGAGCGCTGTGTGTGGTCGCAGCAGATCACGCATCGTGATCTGGTGCCGTACCTCATCGAGGAGTCGCACGAGCTCATCGACGCCGTCGAGAGCGGGGATCGCGCCGAGATGCGCGAGGAGCTCGGCGACCTGCTCTGGCAGGTGCTGTTCCACGCGGCCGTCGCCGCGCAGGACCCTGAGGAGCCGTTCGACATCGACGACGTGGCGCGAGGTCTCACCGAGAAGATGGTCCGTCGGCATCCGCACGTCTTCGCGGATGCCGTCGCCACGACGCCCGAAGAGGTGCTGGTGCACTGGAATGCGGCCAAGGCTCTGGAGAAGAAGGAGCGGCGCAGCGTGCTCGACGGCGTGCCGAGCGGCATGCCGGCGCTGGCCCGGGCGCAGAAGGTGCTCGGCCGCGCCGCCAAGGTCGTGGATGACCCCGCCGCGGCATCCGAGCCCGCCTCAGAGGCCGAGCTCGGCGACGCCCTGCTCGCCCTCGTCGCGCAGGCGCGCGAGAACGGATGGGATGCCGAGCGCGCGCTGCGCGAGCGCCTGCGCCTGCTGGAGGACCAGGTCCGCGCCGCCGAGTCCCGACCCTGA
- a CDS encoding Na+/H+ antiporter NhaA, whose amino-acid sequence MRISANPLRGQQFSAALLLAAAALGLLFANLATHDPIAAVLHAHIAIPGTALDLSIEEWVADGLLAIFFLVVAIELRHELTHGELNSVHKAVQPAIAAAGGVLVPIGIYLLIAGGEGTQNGWPIPTATDIAFALGVLAMFGKGLPPAVRVFLLALAILDDIIGIIFIAVLFAHDVNWLMFALAVVAVVIFALLSRVLAKTGSSGIAVLMGVIGVVAWGLMAVSGIHATIAGVLLGLFMSPAPAEKTRHALEPTVNGVILPIFAFVAAFVVIPQVPLSELSPAFWAILIALPVGKIIGITLFGWISLQLRPRGTAPSLVLPDILAAGVLGGIGFTVSLLLANLAFAGDGAVRDEAILGVLGGSLIALVLSAVFVSMRARHYRMLAAAAA is encoded by the coding sequence ATGCGCATCTCGGCAAACCCTCTTCGCGGCCAGCAGTTCTCGGCCGCTCTTCTGCTCGCCGCAGCCGCCCTCGGGCTGCTCTTCGCCAACCTCGCGACCCATGACCCGATCGCCGCGGTGCTGCACGCGCACATCGCGATCCCCGGCACGGCACTGGACCTGTCGATCGAGGAATGGGTGGCCGACGGCCTGCTGGCGATCTTCTTCCTCGTCGTCGCGATCGAACTGCGGCACGAGCTCACCCACGGTGAGCTGAACTCCGTGCACAAGGCCGTGCAGCCCGCGATCGCGGCGGCCGGCGGCGTGCTGGTGCCGATCGGCATCTACCTTCTGATCGCCGGCGGCGAGGGCACCCAGAACGGCTGGCCTATCCCCACCGCCACCGACATCGCCTTCGCGCTCGGCGTGCTCGCGATGTTCGGGAAGGGGCTGCCCCCTGCCGTGCGCGTCTTCCTGCTGGCCCTCGCGATCCTCGACGACATCATCGGCATCATCTTCATCGCCGTACTCTTCGCGCACGACGTGAACTGGCTGATGTTCGCGCTCGCCGTGGTCGCCGTCGTGATCTTCGCGCTGCTGAGTCGGGTGCTGGCGAAGACGGGCTCCTCGGGAATTGCCGTACTGATGGGCGTCATCGGTGTGGTCGCCTGGGGTCTGATGGCGGTCTCCGGCATCCACGCCACGATCGCGGGCGTGCTGCTCGGGCTGTTCATGTCGCCGGCTCCCGCCGAGAAGACCCGGCATGCACTGGAACCCACGGTGAACGGCGTGATCCTGCCGATCTTCGCGTTCGTCGCGGCGTTCGTGGTGATCCCGCAGGTGCCGCTGAGTGAGCTGTCGCCGGCGTTCTGGGCGATCCTGATCGCACTGCCGGTGGGCAAGATCATCGGGATCACGCTGTTCGGCTGGATCAGCCTGCAGCTGCGCCCGCGCGGCACCGCGCCGTCGCTGGTGCTGCCCGACATCCTCGCAGCGGGTGTGCTGGGCGGCATCGGATTCACCGTGTCGCTGCTGCTCGCCAACCTCGCGTTCGCGGGCGACGGCGCCGTGCGCGACGAGGCGATCCTGGGCGTGCTCGGCGGCTCGCTGATCGCCCTGGTGCTGTCGGCTGTGTTCGTCTCGATGCGGGCACGGCATTACCGGATGCTGGCGGCTGCGGCTGCCTGA
- a CDS encoding phosphoenolpyruvate carboxylase, with protein sequence MPLEPTNTEAIRVISRFEASNGIPDSMRADVRMLGGLLGQVLQESGTPGLFEDVERLRLATIQAADADDDGAFERAASIADSFTIERADEVARAFTCYFHLVNLAEEHQRVRVLRERAGKPAPSTGSATPQRPADTVATAFAQLRGEIGDEQARERLADLRFHPVFTAHPTEARRRAVSGSIRRLSELLTQNDAASVGGAEQKRAHRRMLEEIDTLWRTAPLRAQKPSPTDEVRTVMSVFDETLFTTVPHVYRRIDDALRGEDSGSSAPLVPAFVRVGSWVGGDRDGNPFVTASVTREAADIAADHVLRGIERAIERIGRTLTLDGEGTPPSTDVAGIWTRFEQTHARIAAEIAKRSPDEPHRRVVLSLAHRVHATRIDADGAYASPEELLADLRVVQSSLADAGATRHAFGGVQHLIWQVETYGFHLTELEVRQHSQVHAETLAEIEAGGELSERAQEVLEVFRAVADIQKRYGLRAAGRYVVSFTRSAADLAAVHELAAHALGDDAPVLDVVPLFETFADLQAAPGILAEVVRFPAFRARLEATGNRLEVMLGYSDSSKDVGPVAATLALYEAQRDIAQWAVESGIRLTLFHGRGGALGRGGGPANSAILAQPPHSVDGRFKLTEQGEVIFARYGEPAIAMRHIDQVAAATLLASSPTVEKRISDAAERFSSIAGVMDVASRDRFFSLVAADGFAPWFATVTPMEEIGLLALGSRPARRGLSVESLEDLRAIPWVFAWTQARINLAGWFGLGSALDAVGDEQALIEAYREWPLLHTMVDNVAMSLAKTDERIAGEYLALGDRDDLAKIVLDELRLTREWVIRLTGGDGLLTNKPILQRAVQLRTPYVDALSLLQLRALRALRTTATTEPVQTPDLQRLLLLSVSGVAAGLQNTG encoded by the coding sequence ATGCCGCTCGAGCCCACGAACACCGAAGCCATCCGCGTCATCAGTCGATTCGAAGCATCCAACGGCATTCCCGACAGCATGCGCGCGGACGTGCGCATGCTGGGCGGTCTGCTCGGTCAGGTGCTGCAGGAGTCCGGCACCCCCGGACTCTTCGAGGATGTCGAGCGTCTGCGCCTGGCGACGATCCAGGCGGCGGATGCCGATGACGACGGCGCCTTCGAGCGCGCGGCCTCCATCGCCGACTCCTTCACGATCGAGCGGGCCGACGAGGTCGCCCGTGCCTTCACCTGCTACTTCCACCTCGTGAATCTCGCCGAGGAGCACCAGCGGGTTCGCGTCCTGCGCGAACGCGCCGGAAAGCCGGCCCCCTCGACGGGCTCAGCGACCCCGCAGCGGCCGGCCGACACCGTCGCGACCGCATTCGCGCAGCTGCGCGGCGAGATCGGCGACGAGCAGGCCCGCGAGCGCCTCGCCGACCTGCGCTTCCACCCGGTCTTCACCGCGCATCCGACCGAGGCCCGCCGACGCGCGGTGTCCGGCAGCATCCGCCGCCTGTCCGAGCTGCTCACCCAGAACGACGCCGCGAGCGTCGGCGGCGCGGAGCAGAAGCGTGCGCACCGTCGGATGCTGGAGGAGATCGACACCCTGTGGCGCACCGCGCCGCTGCGCGCCCAGAAGCCCTCGCCCACCGACGAGGTGCGCACGGTCATGAGCGTGTTCGACGAGACGCTGTTCACCACCGTGCCGCACGTGTACCGCCGCATCGACGACGCTCTGCGCGGTGAGGACTCCGGCAGCTCCGCACCCCTCGTGCCCGCATTCGTGCGGGTCGGCTCCTGGGTCGGCGGCGACCGCGACGGCAATCCGTTCGTCACGGCGTCGGTCACCCGCGAGGCGGCCGACATCGCCGCCGATCACGTGCTGCGCGGGATCGAGCGGGCGATCGAGCGGATCGGCCGCACCCTCACCCTCGACGGCGAGGGCACCCCTCCCAGCACCGATGTCGCGGGCATCTGGACGCGGTTCGAGCAGACGCACGCCAGGATCGCGGCTGAGATCGCCAAGCGCTCGCCCGACGAGCCGCACCGCCGCGTGGTTCTCTCGCTTGCCCACCGCGTGCACGCCACGCGCATCGACGCCGACGGCGCGTACGCCTCTCCCGAGGAGCTGCTGGCCGACCTGCGCGTGGTGCAGTCCTCGCTGGCGGATGCCGGCGCCACCCGCCACGCGTTCGGCGGCGTGCAGCACCTGATCTGGCAGGTGGAGACCTACGGCTTCCACCTCACCGAGCTCGAGGTGCGCCAGCACTCGCAGGTGCACGCCGAGACCCTCGCCGAGATCGAGGCGGGCGGTGAGCTCAGCGAGCGCGCCCAGGAGGTTCTCGAGGTGTTCCGCGCGGTCGCCGACATCCAGAAGCGCTACGGACTGCGGGCAGCGGGCCGCTACGTCGTCTCCTTCACCCGCTCGGCCGCGGACCTCGCCGCCGTGCACGAGCTCGCCGCGCACGCGCTCGGCGACGACGCACCGGTGCTCGACGTGGTGCCGCTGTTCGAGACCTTCGCCGACCTGCAGGCCGCCCCCGGCATCCTCGCCGAGGTCGTGCGGTTCCCCGCGTTCCGCGCCCGACTGGAGGCCACCGGCAACCGGCTCGAGGTGATGCTCGGCTACTCCGACTCCTCCAAGGACGTCGGCCCCGTCGCCGCCACCCTGGCGCTGTACGAAGCCCAGCGCGATATCGCGCAGTGGGCCGTGGAATCCGGCATCCGCCTCACTCTCTTCCACGGCCGCGGCGGCGCGCTGGGCCGCGGTGGCGGACCGGCGAACTCCGCGATCCTCGCGCAGCCGCCGCACTCGGTCGACGGCCGCTTCAAGCTCACCGAGCAGGGCGAGGTCATCTTCGCCCGGTACGGCGAGCCCGCGATCGCGATGCGGCACATCGACCAGGTTGCGGCGGCGACGCTGCTGGCGTCTTCGCCGACCGTCGAGAAGCGCATCAGCGACGCCGCGGAGCGGTTCTCCTCGATCGCGGGCGTCATGGACGTGGCATCCCGCGACCGATTCTTCTCGCTGGTCGCCGCCGACGGGTTCGCCCCCTGGTTCGCCACCGTCACCCCGATGGAGGAGATCGGACTGCTCGCCCTGGGTTCGCGCCCGGCGCGACGCGGCCTGTCCGTCGAATCGCTGGAGGATCTGCGGGCCATTCCGTGGGTCTTCGCGTGGACCCAGGCCCGCATCAACCTCGCCGGCTGGTTCGGCCTGGGATCGGCGCTGGATGCCGTCGGCGACGAGCAGGCGCTGATCGAGGCGTACCGCGAATGGCCGCTCCTGCACACCATGGTCGACAACGTCGCGATGAGCCTGGCGAAGACCGACGAACGCATCGCCGGAGAGTATCTGGCCCTCGGCGATCGCGACGACCTCGCGAAGATCGTGCTGGACGAGCTGCGCCTGACTCGTGAGTGGGTCATCCGCCTCACCGGCGGCGACGGCCTGCTCACCAACAAGCCGATCCTGCAGCGCGCCGTGCAGCTGCGCACCCCGTACGTCGACGCCCTCTCGCTGCTGCAGCTGCGCGCCCTGCGCGCCCTGCGCACGACGGCGACGACCGAGCCCGTGCAGACCCCCGACCTGCAGCGGCTCCTGCTGCTCTCCGTGAGCGGGGTCGCGGCGGGCCTGCAGAACACCGGATGA
- the gdhA gene encoding NADP-specific glutamate dehydrogenase, protein MFDGVRSVNPNEPEFHQAVHEVLHSIGPVLERHPEYTDNGILERLVEPERQILFRVPWIDDSGKLQVNRGYRVQYNSALGPYKGGLRFHPSVNISIVKFLGFEQIFKNALTGQGIGGGKGGSNFDPHGKSEAEVMRFCQSFMSELYRHIGEHTDVPAGDIGVGGREIGYMFGMYRKITNRHESGILTGKGIGWGGAQVRTEATGYGAVFFVQEMLAVHGETLEGKRVAVSGSGNVAIYAIEKATQLGARAVTASDSSGYVVDDAGIDLSLLRQIKEVERGRIVEYANRRPGARFVEGGNVWEVPVDIAVPSATQNELSLESAQMLIANGVRAVAEGANMPSTPEAVGAFQDSEVLFAPGKAANAGGVATSALEMSQNASRQRWNFANSEQKLRDIMADIHDASFRAAERYGTPGDYVAGANIAGFERVADAMIAQGVI, encoded by the coding sequence GTGTTCGACGGCGTGCGCAGCGTCAACCCGAACGAGCCGGAGTTCCACCAGGCGGTTCACGAGGTGCTGCACTCGATCGGCCCCGTGCTCGAGCGTCACCCGGAGTACACCGACAACGGCATCCTGGAGCGTCTCGTCGAGCCGGAGCGCCAGATCCTCTTCCGGGTGCCGTGGATCGACGACTCCGGCAAGCTGCAGGTCAACCGCGGCTACCGCGTGCAGTACAACTCGGCACTCGGCCCGTACAAGGGCGGCCTGCGCTTCCACCCCTCGGTGAACATCTCGATCGTCAAGTTCCTCGGCTTCGAGCAGATCTTCAAGAACGCGCTCACCGGTCAGGGCATCGGCGGCGGCAAGGGCGGCTCGAACTTCGACCCGCACGGCAAGAGCGAGGCCGAGGTCATGCGCTTCTGCCAGTCGTTCATGAGCGAGCTGTACCGCCACATCGGCGAGCACACCGACGTCCCCGCGGGCGACATCGGCGTGGGCGGCCGGGAGATCGGCTACATGTTCGGCATGTACCGCAAGATCACGAACCGCCACGAATCCGGCATCCTCACCGGCAAGGGCATCGGCTGGGGCGGCGCGCAGGTGCGCACCGAGGCCACCGGCTACGGCGCGGTGTTCTTCGTGCAGGAGATGCTGGCCGTGCACGGCGAGACCCTCGAAGGCAAGCGCGTCGCGGTCTCCGGCTCCGGCAACGTCGCGATCTACGCGATCGAGAAGGCCACCCAGCTCGGCGCACGCGCCGTGACGGCATCCGACTCCTCCGGCTACGTCGTCGACGACGCCGGCATCGACCTGAGCCTGCTGCGCCAGATCAAGGAGGTCGAGCGCGGCCGCATCGTCGAGTACGCGAACCGTCGTCCCGGCGCGCGCTTCGTCGAGGGCGGGAACGTCTGGGAGGTGCCGGTCGACATCGCCGTGCCCTCTGCCACGCAGAACGAGCTGAGCCTGGAATCCGCGCAGATGCTGATCGCCAACGGCGTGCGCGCCGTGGCCGAAGGCGCCAACATGCCCTCCACCCCCGAGGCCGTGGGCGCGTTCCAGGACTCCGAGGTGCTCTTCGCACCGGGCAAGGCCGCGAACGCCGGCGGAGTGGCCACCTCGGCCCTCGAGATGAGCCAGAACGCCTCGCGTCAGCGCTGGAACTTCGCGAACAGCGAGCAGAAGCTGCGCGACATCATGGCCGACATCCACGACGCGTCGTTCCGTGCGGCCGAGCGCTACGGCACCCCGGGCGACTACGTCGCGGGCGCCAACATCGCCGGTTTCGAGCGCGTCGCCGATGCGATGATCGCCCAGGGCGTCATCTGA
- a CDS encoding gamma carbonic anhydrase family protein: protein MIYEHLGARPRIHDTAVVAPTAVISGDVEIGPDCQVLHGAVITAEGGPITLGEHVIVMENALIRATAANAVHIGSHTLVGTLASIAGATVGEEVFFASGARVFNGALVGAHCEIRVNAIVQRRAVLPEGTVVPIGWVAAGDPVQLFSPDQADEIAQAMPELDFPGHVFGVDRDTPDLMVQLTERYASSLARHADDRHVGTTRAGLA, encoded by the coding sequence ATGATCTACGAGCACCTCGGGGCTCGGCCCCGCATCCACGACACCGCCGTCGTGGCGCCGACCGCGGTCATCTCCGGCGACGTGGAGATCGGACCGGACTGCCAGGTGCTGCACGGCGCCGTGATCACTGCCGAGGGCGGGCCGATCACGCTCGGCGAGCACGTGATCGTGATGGAGAACGCCCTGATCCGCGCCACCGCGGCCAACGCGGTGCACATCGGCTCGCACACGCTCGTCGGCACGCTGGCCAGCATCGCCGGCGCGACGGTCGGCGAGGAGGTGTTCTTCGCCTCCGGCGCGCGCGTGTTCAACGGCGCTCTGGTCGGGGCGCACTGCGAGATCCGTGTCAATGCGATCGTGCAGCGGCGGGCCGTCCTGCCGGAGGGCACGGTCGTGCCGATCGGCTGGGTCGCGGCCGGCGACCCCGTTCAGCTGTTCTCACCCGATCAGGCCGATGAGATCGCCCAGGCCATGCCCGAGCTGGACTTCCCCGGTCACGTCTTCGGCGTCGACCGGGACACCCCCGACCTGATGGTGCAGCTCACCGAGCGCTACGCCAGCTCATTGGCCCGACACGCGGACGACCGTCACGTCGGCACCACCCGCGCCGGCCTCGCGTAG